The following coding sequences lie in one Benincasa hispida cultivar B227 chromosome 6, ASM972705v1, whole genome shotgun sequence genomic window:
- the LOC120080182 gene encoding protein ECERIFERUM 26-like: protein MSQIQSRVSPITKLTAVSSNPSVSGRVYPLSAADHAMARHSAAVVMYYSENPFGSFILDPMRESLSKVLTLYPTVTGRLTRSENGNWAVKGNDAGVRVTMTKVGTTLDEWLRSADSAEERDLAAFEEMPEDPYIWSPFRIQINEFEGGGVAIGVSFTHLTADPTSATFLLKTWADAHRGEPISPPLFTRPSSLGDGKKVPNIATKSTSFYGNKSKLAATDDHIKMSSVTFKFSNTTINQCLSKIKAHCPNATPFDFLAALFWKQILKTKGNLPKNEQNNHSLSICTDIRNSFQSSNSQRYYFGNALRISQLTINSKEMEQSDLGHIVELLHNHLERLGEEEEEIWSTMEWLESRKEKDGKYVAPFKMYGPELSCVSMEHMVMKKGNDESLSYATKFVRDSKPVHVSYNVGNAEGEGLIIVMPSNEGGVARNVMVMLPSNREVAELCKDKVILSFNPTMILGGRANNLN from the exons ATGTCGCAAATCCAGAGCCGCGTGTCGCCGATCACAAAGCTAACGGCGGTGTCGAGCAACCCCAGCGTGTCGGGTCGGGTCTACCCGCTGTCGGCGGCGGACCACGCAATGGCTCGGCACAGCGCCGCCGTGGTGATGTACTACAGTGAGAATCCGTTTGGGTCGTTCATTTTGGACCCGATGAGAGAGTCGCTTTCGAAGGTTCTAACGCTGTACCCGACCGTGACGGGTCGGTTGACCCGATCGGAAAACGGAAACTGGGCGGTGAAGGGGAATGACGCCGGAGTTAGGGTTACGATGACGAAGGTGGGGACCACTCTTGATGAATGGCTCAGGTCTGCCGATTCGGCTGAGGAAAGAGATCTAGCGGCTTTTGAAGAAATGCCGGAGGATCCATATATATGGTCGCCGTTCCGTATACAG ATCAATGAGTTTGAAGGAGGTGGTGTGGCCATTGGAGTGAGCTTCACTCACCTAACTGCAGATCCAACCTCTGCAACTTTTCTCTTGAAAACATGGGCCGACGCTCACCGAGGAGAACCCATTTCGCCACCGCTTTTCACTCGACCGTCGTCCCTCGGAGATGGCAAAAAAGTCCCCAACATAGCCACAAAATCAACCAGTTTTTATGGCAACAAGTCCAAATTAGCTGCCACTGACGATCACATTAAAATGTCTTCAGTTACCTTCAAATTCTCCAACACAACAATCAACCAATGCCTCTCGAAAATCAAAGCTCATTGTCCTAATGCCACCCCTTTTGATTTTCTTGCTGCACTCTTTTGGAAACAAATCCTAAAAACAAAAGGTAATTTGCCCAAAAATGAACAAAACAATCACTCGTTATCGATATGCACCGACATTAGAAACTCATTTCaatcctcaaattcacaaagGTACTACTTTGGAAATGCTCTACGCATATCACAACTTACTATAAATTCAAAAGAAATGGAACAAAGTGATCTGGGACATATTGTGGAGttactacacaatcatttagaaaGGCTTGGTGAGGAGGAAGAAGAGATTTGGTCTACTATGGAATGGCTTGAGTCACGAAAGGAAAAGGATGGGAAATATGTGGCGCCGTTCAAAATGTACGGTCCGGAGTTAAGTTGTGTAAGTATGGAACATATGGTGATGAAAAAGGGAAATGATGAATCTTTGAGCTATGCAACAAAGTTTGTGAGGGATTCAAAGCCTGTTCATGTATCTTATAACGTCGGCAACGCTGAAGGTGAAGGATTGATAATTGTAATGCCTTCAAATGAAGGAGGGGTAGCAAGGAATGTGATGGTGATGCTACCTTCGAACAGGGAAGTGGCTGAGCTTTGTAAAGATAAAGTCATTTTGAGCTTCAACCCAACAATGATCCTTGGTGGAAGAGCCAATAATCTTAATTAA